Proteins from one Doryrhamphus excisus isolate RoL2022-K1 chromosome 19, RoL_Dexc_1.0, whole genome shotgun sequence genomic window:
- the LOC131107508 gene encoding uncharacterized protein LOC131107508 yields the protein MSYGGDFYGRTERVRQAPYYDQVPAGSLPRLDSSYDPHPLTEQVAPYLANSADPLPPPPLPNQPPVGLEFDRNSEEAADAEPDFDPALDIKPVHRFIPDSWKNFFRTSNRSSNKGWPDTASSCNNNNTTSEGVRCSPPHTPSVPGSYRDPYGGSAGSYNSGKELLELADIQSVSGRTYRTALTYSERVEEYNQRYAFMKSWAGLLRILGCVELLLGAAVFACVCAYIHKDNKWFNTFAYSSPGGGFYGPGTGASYYTGPKTPFVLVMAGLAWLVTVIVLVMGMTMYYRTILLDSSWWPLTEFTINLALAILYMAAGIVYVRDTTRGGLCSSPFFNNGPSAAFCSTDAGQTAAIIFLFLNMVIYLISAGVCLKLWRHEAARRYREQNGREMQQSEFGAVQSLLVPATASGTKTPRQESSVVSVQDAPIAVAPKVLQGAIPSGHIPKPVIVPDYIAKYPTIRSDEERDQYRAVFNDQYAEYKELHAEVQAACKKFDEMDGMMRNLPQHPSSQMEVERINRILQDYQRKKNDPTFLEKKERCEYLKNKLSHIKQKIQEYDKVMEWNDGFTALSGTISSRVDFCRNPTEPAEMSARPNGSPPPYESDGYDAPAQPAYSYYPDDEFQHFYRWTSPPGILKIMSIITIVLCVAIFACVASTLAWDSQGALSGFGGLGGGFAGGTGGGFGGGFGSFGSGGSFGPGNSYGYAGIGGNYNDPRSGKGFIIAMAAITFIAALVVFIIIVSHQSISESRKFYLAIIIICAILALLMLIAAICYLMAVNPMAQSQGSVYASQIAGLCAQYQRPQPSGVFVNQYLYHYCVVEPQEAIAVVFGFLVVVALIIMLVFALKTRKKISEFGKSNILWKRVKMVDDGEPPQDVEAWVNNVSVPPEALPMSDYPEKMRGSRNHLDDESTNYSKPHYNYTPPPVEDEQPLNNGPPYRANSDVPSSAGRSNVRRRDRDADYASSGDELDDEDGDFYTEFPPIANEQERNDYKREFDRDHQEYKDLQADLDALNKKLSEVDRELDDLQEGSPQYLDALDEYNRIKDLKKSADYRARKRRSKYLKAKLNHIKKMVSDYDRRA from the exons ATGTCATATGGGGGAGACTTTTACGGACGCACTGAGCGTGTCCGCCAGGCGCCGTACTATGACCAGGTTCCGGCTGGCTCGTTACCGCGGCTCGACTCTTCTTATGATCCACACCCTCTGACCGAGCAGGTGGCTCCTTATCTGGCCAACAGCGCTGACCCGCTGCCCCCTCCGCCTCTGCCCAACCAACCCCCCGTTGGGCTTGAGTTCGACCGCAATAGCGAGGAAGCTGCAGACGCCGAGCCTGATTTCGACCCCGCCCTCGACATCAAACCGGTCCACCGCTTCATCCCCGACTCGTGGAAGAACTTTTTCCGGACCAGCAACCGCAGCAGCAACAAGGGTTGGCCCGACACGGCCTCGTcatgtaacaacaacaacaccacaaGCGAAGGCGTTCGCTGCTCGCCGCCGCACACACCATCCGTTCCCGGTTCCTACCGGGACCCCTATGGGGGCTCAGCCGGGAGCTACAACTCCGGCAAGGAGCTCTTGGAACTGGCCGACATCCAGTCTGTGTCAGGCCGGACGTACCGCACAGCGCTGACGTACAGTGAGCGAGTAGAGGAGTACAATCAGCGCTACGCCTTCATGAAGTCCTGGGCGGGACTGCTGAGGATTCTGGGCTGCGTGGAGCTCCTGCTGGGGGCCGCCGTGTTCGCCTGCGTCTGCGCATACATACACAAGGACAACAAGTGGTTCAACACGTTCGCCTACTCGTCCCCCGGAGGTGGTTTCTATGGCCCCGGCACAGGTGCGTCTTACTACACTGGCCCCAAGACGCCGTTTGTGTTGGTGATGGCGGGCCTGGCCTGGTTGGTGACGGTCATCGTGTTGGTGATGGGCATGACCATGTACTACCGCACCATCCTACTCGACTCCAGCTGGTGGCCGCTGACAGAGTTCACCATCAACCTGGCACTGGCCATACTCTACATGGCTGCAG GCATCGTGTACGTGCGCGACACAACGCGCGGGGGGCTCTGCTCCTCCCCCTTCTTCAACAACGGCCCCAGCGCCGCCTTCTGCAGTACGGACGCCGGCCAGACCGCCGCCATCATCTTCCTCTTCCTTAACATGGTCATCTACCTGATTAGCGCCGGTGTGTGTCTTAAGCTGTGGAGGCACGAAGCGGCACGTCGATACCGCGAGCAGAATGGCAGAGAG ATGCAGCAGTCAGAGTTCGGAGCGGTCCAGTCGCTG CTGGTTCCTGCTACAGCTTCCGGGACCAAAACTCCTCGACAGGAATCGTCTGTCGTGTCCGTCCAAGACGCCCCCATTGCTGTCGCTCCAAAGGTTCTGCAGGGGGCGATACCATCTGGACACATTCCCAAACCTGTCATCGTGCCCGACTACATCGC GAAGTACCCAACCATCCGTTCGGATGAAGAGCGTGACCAGTACCGGGCGGTGTTCAACGACCAGTATGCCGAGTACAAGGAGCTGCACGCGGAGGTGCAGGCTGCCTGCAAGAAGTTTGACGAGATGGACGGGATGATGCGCAACCTCCCTCAGCACCCCAGCAGCCAGATg GAGGTGGAGCGCATCAACAGAATCCTGCAAGACTACCAGAGGAAGAAAAAT GACCCGACATTCCTAGAGAAGAAGGAGCGCTGCGAATACCTGAAAAATAAACTGTCGCACATCAAACAAAAGATTCAGGAATACGACAAAGTCATGGAGTGGAACGACGGCTTCA CAGCACTTTCAGGAACCATCAGCAGCCGAGTGGACTTCTGTCGG AACCCAACAGAACCAGCAGAGATGTCCGCCAGGCCCAATGGGAGTCCGCCTCCCTATGAGTCAGATGGCTA TGATGCCCCCGCTCAGCCGGCATATTCCTACTACCCGGACGACGAGTTCCAGCACTTCTACCGTTGGACGTCGCCGCCGGGCATCCTGAAGATCATGTCCATCATCACCATCGTGCTGTGTGTCGCCATCTTCGCCTGTGTGGCGTCCACCTTGGCGTGGGACTCTCAGGGGGCGCTGTCCGGCTTTGGGGGCCTGGGAGGTGGTTTCGCCGGCGGGACCGGGGGAGGATTCGGCGGGGGCTTTGGCAGCTTTGGCAGCGGCGGGTCTTTCGGGCCTGGCAACAGCTACGGCTACGCGGGAATTGGCGGGAACTACAACGACCCCCGCTCCGGCAAAGGCTTCATCATCGCCATGGCGGCCATCACCTTCATTGCCGCACTTgtcgtcttcatcatcatcgtgTCTCACCAAAGCAtatcagaaagcaggaagttctacctggccatcatcatcatctgcgcCATCTTGGCTCTGCTGATGCTGATAGCCGCCATCTGCTACCTGATGGCCGTCAACCCCATGGCGCAGTCACAAGGCTCTGTCTACGCCAGCCAGATCGCCGGCCTGTGCGCTCAGTACCAGCGGCCTCAGCCCTCGGGTGTCTTCGTCAACCAGTACCTGTACCACTACTGCGTAGTGGAGCCGCAGGAG GCCATCGCTGTGGTGTTTGGCTTCCTGGTGGTTGTTGCCCTCATCATCATGCTGGTGTTTGCACTGAAGACGCGCAAGAAGATCAGCGAATTCGGCAAGAGCAACATCCTGTGGAAGCGTGTCAAGATGGTGGATGACGGCGAGCCACCGCAGGACGTGGAGGCCTGG GTCAACAACGTGTCCGTCCCGCCTGAGGCCCTCCCCATGTCCGACTACCCCGAGAAGATGAGAGGCTCCAGGAACCACCTGGATGACGAGAGCACCAACTACAGCAAACCCCACTACAACTACACGCCCCC GCCTGTGGAGGACGAGCAGCCTCTTAACAACGGTCCTCCTTACCGTGCAAACTCGGACGTTCCCAGCTCAGCCGGCAGATCCAACGTGCGGCGTCGGGACCGCGATGCCGACTACGCCTCCTCAGGAGACGAGCTGGATGACGAGGATGGTGACTTCTACAC tGAATTCCCTCCCATCGCCAACGAGCAGGAGCGCAACGACTACAAGCGTGAGTTTGATCGTGACCACCAGGAGTACAAGGACCTCCAGGCCGATTTGGACGCCTTAAACAAGAAGCTGTCTGAAGTAGACAGAGAGCTGGACGACCTGCAGGAGGGCAGCCCCCAGTACTTG GATGCTTTGGACGAGTACAACAGGATCAAGGACTTGAAAAAG TCGGCAGACTATCGCGCGAGGAAGCGACGCAGCAAGTATTTGAAGGCCAAACTGAACCACATCAAGAAGATGGTGAGCGACTACGACCGTCGAGCCTGA